From a single Apium graveolens cultivar Ventura chromosome 2, ASM990537v1, whole genome shotgun sequence genomic region:
- the LOC141706126 gene encoding uncharacterized protein LOC141706126 isoform X1 — protein MHSKISLLVTFPVRFCFGNVVLATENRFNKMQRVIVSATKQYKLLISLLFCNASKCTAIIQLPQYCQRLHEMTINPPANIKALLPILILLSASANKMSKLKERAKEYAALIMEELDPENLVH, from the exons ATGCACAGTAAGATATCTCTTTTAGTTACTTTTCCAGTGAGATTCTGCTTTGGAAATGTAGTTTTAGCTACAG AAAATCGCTTCAACAAAATGCAACGTGTAATTGTATCTGCAACCAAACAATATAAACTTTTAATTTCTCTCCTCTTCTGCAATGCATCCAAGTGCACGGCCATAATCCAGCTGCCTCAATATT GTCAACGTCTGCATGAAATGACTATAAATCCTCCTGCAAATATCAAAGCCCTTTTACCTATT CTAATCCTGCTAAGTGCATCAGCAAATAAGATGTCCAAACTAAAAGAGCGGGCAAAGGAATACGCTGCATTGATCATGGAAGAATTAGACCCTGAAAATCTAGTACATTGA
- the LOC141706126 gene encoding uncharacterized protein LOC141706126 isoform X2 encodes MHKNRFNKMQRVIVSATKQYKLLISLLFCNASKCTAIIQLPQYCQRLHEMTINPPANIKALLPILILLSASANKMSKLKERAKEYAALIMEELDPENLVH; translated from the exons ATGCACA AAAATCGCTTCAACAAAATGCAACGTGTAATTGTATCTGCAACCAAACAATATAAACTTTTAATTTCTCTCCTCTTCTGCAATGCATCCAAGTGCACGGCCATAATCCAGCTGCCTCAATATT GTCAACGTCTGCATGAAATGACTATAAATCCTCCTGCAAATATCAAAGCCCTTTTACCTATT CTAATCCTGCTAAGTGCATCAGCAAATAAGATGTCCAAACTAAAAGAGCGGGCAAAGGAATACGCTGCATTGATCATGGAAGAATTAGACCCTGAAAATCTAGTACATTGA